One stretch of Trichocoleus desertorum ATA4-8-CV12 DNA includes these proteins:
- a CDS encoding phosphoketolase, with product MTAVTPNPMSATPAFCEGIQHFGDTVPGFDAYGQMPAIAEGQRAIANSTDRAAVYQTMLAADALRYLILQVTASKASGHPGGFASQAEAYAALVMLGHKNIITEVGHHAPGFYSAMFLDRSLEDMGIKTVQQLRDRFREKHGLLGHLSGFIPGILAPAGPLGQGQHFAMAAALLHRNTLFPYTVGDGGLGEPYIMSSMAHFHTAYPEATNFLPVLVWNGFSQEHHSMVSLKSNEEMLAYWRGNGFEEVILVDAKAFDDQNQPGAYVDSTAFSFEQRLAFTEAVLAGVDKAAQLALNGKLTVFIIKQLKGAGVHARGSKSHNLYAHHTLDNPDIVAALQARALPAKAWELVRTNFSRSNGGPSAKTAVTELELPLPELGKLPLEEYSVGGEPKVSTTAMGGLVAAVGQRDRNYIVTNADGNEASGIANINQALKIIHPTTDDLYNQSPTGQVYEPLSEDACAGLAAGLALMGSRTLWCSYESFAINGLPIWQTVTQAMSELRRPAPSTVTLFTAGALEQGRNGWTHQRPEVEAYFAAMMRNGNVFPLFPPDANSIQVCYDWALTTKNKGVVITASKSPLPIRTTFAQAQQGLEQGAVTLQEIAGTEGGKLVVLAVIGDMTLIPALEAATFLETEGLAVRVVSIINPRRLYRPSDVAWDTCSEADGTFLDDAGFAALFGGDALLGITGGASGMLEPIMLRSTSKRDTFAWKRGETTASAGELMAFNGLTAAAIAKRAIELVH from the coding sequence ATGACCGCAGTCACTCCTAATCCCATGTCAGCTACTCCTGCTTTCTGTGAAGGCATTCAACATTTCGGTGATACGGTGCCTGGGTTTGATGCCTATGGCCAAATGCCTGCGATCGCGGAGGGGCAGAGGGCGATTGCCAACTCGACTGATCGGGCGGCGGTTTATCAGACGATGTTGGCGGCGGATGCGTTACGTTACCTAATTTTGCAAGTGACGGCGAGTAAGGCTTCGGGACACCCTGGTGGGTTTGCCAGCCAAGCGGAGGCTTATGCGGCGTTGGTGATGTTGGGGCACAAGAACATCATTACGGAGGTGGGGCACCATGCGCCTGGTTTCTACAGTGCGATGTTCCTCGATCGCTCGTTGGAAGATATGGGCATCAAGACGGTGCAGCAGTTGCGCGATCGCTTCCGGGAGAAGCATGGGCTGTTAGGGCATTTGTCGGGCTTTATTCCGGGCATTTTGGCTCCGGCGGGGCCATTGGGTCAGGGGCAACACTTCGCGATGGCGGCGGCGCTGTTACACCGCAATACGCTGTTTCCTTACACGGTGGGCGATGGGGGCTTGGGTGAGCCTTACATTATGAGTTCGATGGCGCATTTCCATACGGCTTATCCGGAAGCGACCAATTTCTTACCTGTGTTGGTTTGGAATGGCTTTAGCCAAGAACACCACAGCATGGTGTCGCTGAAGTCTAACGAGGAAATGCTGGCTTACTGGCGCGGTAACGGGTTTGAGGAAGTGATTTTGGTGGATGCCAAGGCTTTCGATGACCAAAACCAACCTGGAGCCTATGTGGATAGCACGGCTTTTTCGTTTGAGCAGCGGTTGGCATTCACGGAGGCGGTGTTAGCTGGAGTTGATAAAGCGGCTCAGTTGGCGCTGAATGGCAAGTTAACGGTCTTCATCATTAAGCAACTCAAGGGCGCTGGGGTACATGCTCGTGGGTCTAAATCTCACAATCTTTATGCCCATCACACCCTCGACAACCCCGATATTGTGGCAGCGTTGCAAGCTCGCGCTTTGCCTGCAAAGGCTTGGGAACTGGTGCGGACGAATTTTTCTCGCTCGAACGGCGGACCATCAGCCAAGACTGCGGTGACTGAGTTGGAACTGCCTCTGCCTGAACTTGGTAAGCTACCGCTGGAAGAATATTCGGTTGGCGGTGAACCCAAGGTTTCTACGACAGCGATGGGAGGATTGGTGGCGGCGGTAGGGCAGCGCGATCGCAACTATATTGTGACGAACGCTGACGGCAACGAAGCTTCGGGAATTGCCAATATCAACCAAGCGCTGAAGATTATTCACCCCACTACCGACGACCTCTACAACCAAAGCCCCACAGGTCAGGTTTATGAACCCCTCAGCGAGGATGCTTGTGCAGGCTTGGCCGCAGGGTTAGCTTTGATGGGGAGTCGCACGCTCTGGTGCTCTTACGAATCGTTTGCGATCAACGGCTTACCCATTTGGCAGACGGTGACCCAAGCCATGTCTGAACTGCGCCGCCCGGCTCCTTCTACCGTGACGCTGTTTACGGCTGGAGCCTTGGAGCAAGGCCGCAACGGTTGGACCCACCAACGCCCGGAAGTGGAAGCGTACTTCGCTGCGATGATGCGGAATGGCAATGTCTTTCCGCTATTCCCACCCGATGCCAACAGCATCCAAGTTTGTTACGACTGGGCTTTGACGACCAAGAACAAAGGCGTGGTGATCACAGCCAGCAAATCACCTTTGCCGATTCGCACCACATTTGCCCAAGCTCAGCAAGGATTGGAGCAAGGAGCCGTGACGCTGCAAGAAATTGCTGGCACGGAAGGCGGCAAGCTCGTAGTCTTAGCGGTGATTGGTGATATGACCCTGATTCCCGCTCTAGAAGCCGCGACTTTCTTGGAAACCGAAGGACTAGCGGTGCGCGTTGTCTCAATTATCAATCCTCGTCGCCTCTACCGTCCCTCAGATGTGGCTTGGGACACCTGCTCTGAAGCCGACGGTACATTCTTGGATGATGCTGGTTTTGCAGCCTTGTTTGGCGGCGATGCCCTGCTCGGCATTACTGGGGGTGCCAGTGGCATGCTAGAGCCAATCATGCTCCGCAGCACCAGCAAGCGAGACACCTTTGCCTGGAAGCGGGGTGAAACCACTGCTAGTGCCGGAGAATTAATGGCT
- a CDS encoding class I fructose-bisphosphate aldolase, protein MTATVSVPQSLESWLGDEAEDLLTHKAKISKDLLHLPGPDWIDRIFAQTDRSSQVLRSLQQLYSYGRLANTGYLSILPVDQGMEHSAGASFAPNPIYFDSENIIKLAIAAGCNAVATTLGVLGSVSRKYAHKIPFILKLNHNELLTYPNKFDQIMFASVEQAWNLGAVAVGATIYFGSEESDRQIQEVSQAFALAHEYGMATILWCYLRNDAFKQDKDYHLAGDLTAQANHLGVTIQADIIKQKLPELNHGYQAVAQATGKSYGKTHEKVYSELTTDHPIDLTRYQLLNCYAGRAGLINSGGASGKNDFAEAIRTAVVNKRAGGSGLISGRKTFQRPFEEGVKLFHAIQDVYLSSDVTIA, encoded by the coding sequence ATGACCGCTACAGTATCTGTGCCTCAGTCACTCGAATCTTGGCTTGGAGACGAAGCCGAAGACCTCTTAACCCACAAAGCCAAAATCTCCAAAGACCTCTTACACCTACCCGGACCCGATTGGATCGATCGCATCTTTGCCCAAACCGATCGCTCCTCCCAAGTCTTGCGGAGTTTGCAACAGCTCTACTCCTATGGCCGCTTAGCCAACACAGGTTACTTGTCGATTTTGCCTGTAGACCAAGGCATGGAACACTCCGCTGGTGCTTCCTTTGCCCCCAACCCCATCTACTTCGACAGCGAAAACATCATTAAATTAGCGATCGCCGCAGGCTGCAATGCCGTGGCCACAACGCTGGGAGTGTTAGGCAGCGTGTCTCGCAAATACGCCCACAAAATTCCCTTCATTCTCAAACTCAACCACAACGAACTGCTCACCTACCCCAACAAATTCGACCAGATCATGTTTGCCTCAGTCGAGCAAGCTTGGAATCTGGGAGCCGTTGCAGTAGGAGCCACGATTTACTTCGGTTCTGAAGAATCCGATCGCCAGATTCAAGAAGTGAGTCAAGCCTTTGCCCTAGCTCACGAATACGGCATGGCCACCATCCTTTGGTGCTACCTACGCAACGATGCCTTCAAGCAGGACAAGGACTATCACCTGGCAGGCGATCTGACGGCCCAAGCCAACCACCTCGGCGTCACTATCCAAGCCGACATCATCAAGCAAAAGTTGCCCGAACTCAACCACGGCTATCAAGCAGTTGCCCAAGCCACAGGCAAAAGCTACGGCAAAACCCATGAGAAGGTTTATTCCGAACTTACGACCGACCACCCCATTGACCTGACCCGCTATCAGTTGCTCAACTGCTACGCCGGACGAGCGGGCCTGATTAACTCTGGGGGGGCTTCCGGTAAAAATGACTTTGCCGAAGCCATCCGGACTGCCGTGGTGAACAAACGGGCTGGGGGTTCTGGTTTAATCTCAGGCCGCAAGACCTTTCAGCGTCCATTTGAAGAAGGGGTGAAACTATTCCACGCCATTCAAGACGTTTATTTGTCGTCGGATGTGACGATCGCCTGA
- a CDS encoding pyridoxal phosphate-dependent aminotransferase, translating into MKLAARVGQVSPSLTLAIAAKAKALKAEGIDVCSFSAGEPDFDTPTHIKEAAKQALDEGKTKYGPAAGEPKLREAIAQKLQTENHLAYRAEQIVVTNGGKHSLFNLMLALLNPGDEVIIPAPYWLSYPEMVKLAAGVPVILETDAASDFKVTPDQLRQAITPRTRLFVLNSPSNPTGVVYTPDEIRAIAQVIVEQDILVVSDEIYEKMIYGDAEHLSIGAVSPEVFERTIVSNGFAKAYSMTGWRIGYLAGPTDLIKAVSTLQSHSTSNVCTFAQYGAIAAYQGSQDCVEEMRQAFAQRRQVMLDHLNAIPGLSCPPPDGAFYLFPNISKTGLKSLEFCDKLLETQQVAVIPGVAFGADDHIRLSYATDMTTIEKGMERLAEFVRSRL; encoded by the coding sequence ATGAAGCTGGCAGCACGAGTGGGGCAGGTATCACCTTCTTTGACATTGGCGATCGCTGCAAAAGCGAAAGCTCTGAAGGCCGAGGGCATTGATGTGTGTAGTTTCAGCGCTGGGGAACCTGACTTTGACACCCCCACGCATATTAAAGAAGCTGCCAAGCAAGCGCTAGATGAGGGCAAAACTAAATACGGGCCAGCGGCAGGGGAACCGAAGTTGCGAGAGGCGATCGCCCAGAAACTGCAAACCGAGAATCACCTAGCCTACCGAGCTGAACAGATTGTCGTCACCAATGGTGGCAAGCATTCGCTGTTTAATCTCATGCTGGCTCTATTGAACCCCGGCGATGAGGTGATTATTCCTGCCCCTTACTGGCTCAGCTATCCAGAAATGGTGAAGTTGGCCGCAGGAGTGCCCGTTATCCTTGAAACGGATGCTGCCAGCGATTTCAAAGTTACCCCAGACCAATTGCGCCAAGCCATCACACCTAGAACTCGACTCTTTGTTCTGAACTCGCCCTCCAACCCTACAGGCGTTGTCTACACCCCCGACGAAATTCGTGCGATCGCTCAGGTAATTGTCGAGCAAGACATCTTAGTAGTTTCTGACGAAATCTACGAAAAGATGATCTACGGCGACGCAGAACATCTCAGCATTGGTGCGGTGAGTCCAGAAGTATTTGAGCGCACCATTGTTAGTAACGGTTTTGCCAAAGCCTACTCCATGACAGGGTGGCGGATTGGCTACTTGGCAGGCCCCACAGATTTAATCAAGGCAGTCAGCACGCTGCAAAGCCACAGTACTTCCAATGTCTGCACCTTTGCTCAATATGGGGCGATCGCAGCTTATCAAGGTTCCCAAGATTGCGTCGAAGAAATGCGGCAAGCCTTTGCCCAACGCCGCCAAGTGATGCTAGACCACCTCAACGCCATCCCTGGTCTGAGCTGCCCCCCACCCGACGGAGCTTTCTACCTGTTCCCTAACATCAGCAAGACTGGCCTCAAGTCCTTGGAGTTCTGCGACAAATTGCTAGAAACTCAACAGGTCGCCGTCATTCCTGGTGTCGCCTTCGGCGCAGATGACCACATCCGTCTCTCCTACGCCACCGACATGACCACGATCGAAAAAGGGATGGAGCGTTTAGCTGAGTTCGTGCGATCGCGTCTTTGA
- a CDS encoding GFA family protein, producing the protein MNIPFSGGCACGAVRYECYSAPLAMLNCHCSDCQLSSGAPFASGVVVSTKSIKVTGSPKEYSVRASSGSQTTRNFCSNCGSPLFTTGEAMPDFTSIRFTTFDDQSDFSPALDIWTSSAASWVCMNEELPHFSQSPSPATQA; encoded by the coding sequence ATGAATATTCCATTTTCAGGAGGCTGCGCTTGCGGTGCCGTACGCTACGAGTGTTACAGTGCGCCTCTGGCAATGCTGAATTGTCATTGTAGTGATTGCCAACTATCCAGTGGAGCACCGTTTGCATCTGGCGTAGTCGTATCAACAAAGTCCATCAAAGTCACTGGCTCACCGAAAGAGTACTCTGTTCGCGCGTCAAGTGGCTCTCAGACAACGCGAAATTTCTGCTCGAACTGCGGTAGTCCCTTGTTCACAACCGGCGAAGCGATGCCAGATTTCACATCCATACGCTTTACAACGTTTGACGACCAAAGCGATTTTTCTCCTGCGCTGGACATTTGGACATCAAGCGCAGCCTCCTGGGTTTGCATGAATGAGGAATTGCCACACTTTTCGCAGTCCCCCTCACCGGCCACACAAGCGTAA
- a CDS encoding nuclear transport factor 2 family protein — protein MQDLVNLEEQGWQALSTGVEASKKFYSSVLRDDAVMVFPGGMIINGKEKILQSLAAQPWKSFQIEEPRVILLSASAEVLIYRVTAHREGSEPYIALINSTYELSGGAWKLVLHQQTPV, from the coding sequence ATGCAAGACCTGGTTAATCTCGAAGAGCAAGGATGGCAAGCCCTATCAACGGGAGTAGAAGCGAGCAAAAAGTTCTACAGTTCCGTTCTCCGTGATGATGCAGTCATGGTCTTTCCAGGCGGGATGATTATCAATGGAAAAGAAAAAATTTTGCAATCCTTAGCCGCCCAACCCTGGAAATCGTTTCAAATTGAAGAGCCGCGAGTAATTTTATTATCAGCAAGTGCTGAAGTGCTCATATACAGGGTGACTGCACACCGTGAAGGTAGCGAGCCATACATAGCACTGATCAATAGCACATATGAACTCAGTGGCGGAGCGTGGAAGTTGGTACTTCACCAGCAAACACCAGTGTAA
- a CDS encoding ADP-ribosylglycohydrolase family protein translates to MKHSKVLAGLMGLCIGDALGVPVEFSTREERTQHPVLDMNSHNAWNELPGTWSDDSSLTFCLADSLCNGFSLQAIADSFCDWYYEQRWTARGKVFDIGITTQMAIEKLRRGVPPLRAGDTVERSNGNGSLMRILPLAYYYKTWDFSVLLERVHQVSCITHAHPRSQMACGIYISVAIALLEGRNPQVAYQEGLDRVDLFYQRYPYSQERTHFERVFSGQIDALPIESINSEGYVIDTLEASLWCFLNTSSYVEAVLKAVNLGEDTDTTAAVTGGLASIYYGVEGIPVEWMNTIARKDDIIALANRLEVAIYQ, encoded by the coding sequence ATGAAACACTCAAAGGTACTAGCTGGTCTAATGGGTCTTTGCATAGGGGATGCTCTTGGCGTTCCCGTTGAGTTTTCAACTCGTGAAGAACGAACTCAACACCCTGTTCTTGATATGAACAGCCACAATGCTTGGAATGAACTTCCTGGTACTTGGTCTGATGATAGTTCTCTAACCTTCTGTCTAGCTGATTCTCTCTGTAATGGCTTTTCGTTGCAGGCGATTGCCGATTCCTTCTGTGACTGGTATTACGAGCAGAGGTGGACTGCACGAGGAAAAGTGTTTGACATTGGAATTACGACACAAATGGCAATTGAGAAACTGCGTCGAGGAGTACCCCCTTTACGGGCAGGAGACACTGTAGAACGGAGCAATGGCAATGGCTCTTTGATGCGAATCTTGCCACTAGCCTATTACTATAAAACTTGGGATTTCTCGGTGTTACTTGAACGAGTTCATCAAGTTTCTTGCATTACTCACGCGCATCCTCGTTCACAAATGGCTTGTGGTATTTATATCAGTGTCGCCATTGCTCTATTGGAGGGTAGAAATCCTCAAGTAGCGTATCAAGAAGGGTTAGACCGAGTTGATTTGTTTTACCAAAGATATCCTTACAGCCAGGAGAGAACTCATTTTGAACGAGTATTCAGCGGTCAAATTGATGCTCTACCAATTGAGAGTATTAACTCTGAAGGCTACGTAATTGATACCTTAGAAGCTAGTTTGTGGTGTTTTCTGAATACGTCCTCTTATGTAGAGGCAGTTCTAAAGGCTGTTAATTTGGGTGAGGATACAGATACTACAGCAGCAGTCACTGGAGGGTTGGCAAGTATTTACTATGGAGTTGAAGGTATCCCGGTGGAGTGGATGAATACAATTGCTCGTAAGGACGACATTATTGCTTTAGCAAATCGTCTAGAAGTGGCAATCTACCAGTGA
- the pyrC gene encoding dihydroorotase: MQKLTITRPDDWHLHLRDGAALKAVLPHTVRQFARAIIMPNLKPPIRTVADAAAYRDRILAANPTGQQFEPLMTLYLTDNTSPEEIIAAKESQFVKAVKYYPAGATTNSDFGVTDIRKCDRVFEVMQQVDMPLLLHGEVTDQDVDMFDREKVFIERHLIPLKQRFPNLRVVLEHVTTSDAVQYVLSANNVAATITPQHLLFNRNILFQGGIRPHFYCLPVLKREEHRLSLLQAATSGNPKFFLGTDSAPHPRDSKESSCGCAGCYSALHAMELYAEAFESVDALDKLEAFASFYGPDFYQLPRNTEQITLTKTTWRVPNEVPFTEAGLVPLGAGQEMTWQWRDAA; encoded by the coding sequence ATGCAAAAGCTTACGATCACCCGACCTGACGACTGGCATCTACATCTACGCGATGGTGCGGCACTAAAAGCGGTTCTGCCTCATACAGTGCGTCAATTTGCCCGCGCGATCATCATGCCGAACTTGAAGCCGCCAATCCGCACGGTCGCTGATGCTGCGGCCTATCGCGATCGCATCCTTGCCGCCAATCCGACAGGCCAACAGTTTGAGCCCCTGATGACGCTCTACCTCACCGATAACACGAGTCCCGAAGAAATTATCGCGGCTAAAGAATCCCAGTTTGTCAAAGCGGTCAAGTACTACCCAGCGGGTGCAACGACCAATTCAGACTTCGGTGTGACGGATATTCGTAAGTGCGATCGCGTCTTTGAAGTGATGCAGCAGGTAGACATGCCTTTACTCCTGCATGGGGAAGTGACCGATCAAGATGTTGATATGTTCGATCGCGAGAAAGTATTTATCGAACGGCATTTGATCCCTCTCAAGCAGCGATTTCCCAATCTGCGTGTGGTGCTTGAGCACGTTACCACTTCAGACGCTGTGCAGTATGTTCTGTCTGCCAACAATGTCGCTGCAACGATCACGCCACAGCATTTGTTGTTTAACCGCAATATCCTATTTCAAGGTGGCATTCGCCCCCATTTTTATTGCCTGCCAGTTTTGAAACGTGAGGAGCACCGCCTCTCTCTTTTGCAAGCAGCAACCTCTGGCAATCCTAAGTTTTTTCTTGGCACCGATAGCGCTCCCCATCCCCGCGATAGCAAGGAAAGTTCCTGTGGGTGCGCGGGTTGCTATTCAGCTCTGCACGCGATGGAGTTATACGCAGAAGCTTTTGAGAGTGTTGATGCACTCGATAAACTTGAAGCTTTCGCCAGCTTCTATGGGCCAGATTTTTATCAACTCCCGCGCAATACCGAACAGATTACTTTGACCAAAACGACCTGGCGCGTTCCCAATGAAGTTCCATTCACTGAAGCTGGGCTTGTGCCCTTAGGGGCAGGTCAAGAGATGACGTGGCAATGGCGTGACGCGGCGTGA
- a CDS encoding PEP-CTERM sorting domain-containing protein (PEP-CTERM proteins occur, often in large numbers, in the proteomes of bacteria that also encode an exosortase, a predicted intramembrane cysteine proteinase. The presence of a PEP-CTERM domain at a protein's C-terminus predicts cleavage within the sorting domain, followed by covalent anchoring to some some component of the (usually Gram-negative) cell surface. Many PEP-CTERM proteins exhibit an unusual sequence composition that includes large numbers of potential glycosylation sites. Expression of one such protein has been shown restore the ability of a bacterium to form floc, a type of biofilm.) yields the protein MKQLAKSALAAFSLTCLSTSLFQALPAQAASLNFNLSFIEDNSGRTGSGTLQIDDSKALGSGFFEITDFQVLTPQSKSLTLSNYVPASPSFVLGFNQTLGSIAQVSSDAIFSPFIVEAPGSFLFFERFEKRYIEDLFFPSETRGSFTAELVPAENPPVEVPEPGVLLGTLAVMGMAYKLKGRFLRSC from the coding sequence ATGAAACAATTAGCAAAATCTGCACTAGCAGCCTTCAGCCTCACTTGCTTGAGTACTAGTCTTTTTCAGGCTCTCCCAGCTCAAGCAGCTTCGCTCAACTTTAATCTGTCTTTTATAGAAGATAATTCGGGCCGAACTGGGTCAGGCACACTGCAAATTGATGACTCCAAGGCTCTAGGATCAGGGTTCTTTGAGATTACCGATTTCCAGGTTTTAACTCCCCAAAGTAAATCGCTTACATTAAGCAACTATGTTCCAGCTAGCCCTAGTTTTGTTTTAGGTTTCAATCAGACTTTAGGCTCAATTGCTCAAGTCAGCTCCGACGCAATTTTCTCCCCCTTCATTGTGGAGGCTCCAGGCTCTTTTCTCTTTTTTGAGCGGTTTGAAAAAAGGTATATTGAGGACTTATTTTTCCCATCTGAAACCAGGGGCTCATTTACAGCAGAGTTGGTTCCTGCCGAAAACCCACCCGTAGAAGTTCCTGAGCCTGGAGTTTTGCTAGGCACTCTAGCAGTAATGGGGATGGCTTATAAACTGAAAGGGCGTTTCCTGCGCAGTTGCTAA
- a CDS encoding fatty acid desaturase has translation MTSNSIAPAAIGRPSLSLSWSNVLFFGSFHALALLAPWFFSWSALGVTLFLHWLFGSIGICLGYHRLVSHRSFQVPKWLEYIIITIGALALQGGPIFWIAGHRQHHAFAEDVDKDPYSSKRGFWWSHMLWILYPRDEFFKAEKYYRYAPDLARDAYYRFLDNYHVLLQIPMGLALYAIGGWSFVIWGLFLRAVLLWHSTWFINSITHLRGYRTYEVEDNSRNLWWAAIITYGEGWHNNHHAQPNVAPAGRHWWEVDVTWWAIKALQTVGLAKKVVMPPAAKTAS, from the coding sequence ATGACCTCTAATTCCATTGCGCCTGCTGCTATAGGCAGGCCATCCCTATCGTTGAGCTGGTCTAATGTGCTCTTCTTCGGGAGCTTTCACGCCCTCGCTTTACTGGCACCCTGGTTTTTTTCATGGTCGGCGTTGGGCGTCACGCTATTCCTCCATTGGCTGTTTGGTAGTATCGGAATCTGCTTAGGGTATCATCGGCTCGTTAGCCACCGCAGTTTTCAAGTACCCAAATGGTTGGAGTACATCATCATTACCATCGGAGCCTTAGCGTTACAGGGCGGGCCTATTTTTTGGATCGCCGGTCATCGCCAACACCACGCCTTTGCAGAGGATGTTGATAAAGATCCCTACTCTTCCAAGCGCGGTTTCTGGTGGAGCCACATGCTGTGGATTCTCTATCCGCGTGATGAGTTTTTCAAGGCCGAAAAGTACTACCGCTACGCCCCCGATCTAGCTCGTGACGCTTACTACCGCTTCCTCGACAATTACCATGTGTTGTTGCAAATTCCGATGGGGCTGGCGCTCTATGCGATTGGCGGTTGGTCATTTGTGATCTGGGGTCTATTTTTACGCGCAGTGCTGTTGTGGCATAGCACCTGGTTTATCAACTCGATCACTCATTTGCGTGGCTATCGCACTTACGAAGTGGAAGACAACTCTCGCAATCTTTGGTGGGCAGCCATCATTACTTACGGCGAAGGCTGGCACAACAACCACCATGCTCAACCCAATGTTGCCCCCGCTGGTCGCCATTGGTGGGAAGTTGATGTCACTTGGTGGGCAATCAAAGCGCTGCAAACCGTTGGTTTAGCGAAGAAAGTGGTGATGCCACCCGCAGCAAAAACAGCGAGTTAA
- a CDS encoding TetR/AcrR family transcriptional regulator, translating into MSAQRSPTRQRLINAAIELFTAQGVTETTTRQIAELAEVNEVTLFRHFGNKHGLLLAVLEDSGMFTQLGESLIQQANRTSNIAQTLKDYANACLQALERVPDFVRSVVGEAGQYPAENRQALGQGITEANRYVAEYLATVIHQGHLRTLLPAEKLASLLNGMLLGYAVIEFTSEFHELWDSRDDFLDNLVELFLHGAVFQSEAQLEAMNAHPEEAIAPLVRPEVVSDLPAPMVHAILQQAKKRGLQQYAIAYVLFAAGLSVTEIASLQRSQQFSATEQHWLQVLRNGVRQVPVNQWILGQRYGTYTRNPLTHWLKSRKDAQTALFLATTGEPISEVEVRSQWQQMTENLLTPEGQPPQIEQVQQTWCVEMLMRGLSLEDLSMLIGWDITQLQAYVQRAKTKAALEQAIRLDQKT; encoded by the coding sequence ATGTCTGCTCAACGAAGTCCGACGCGCCAGCGCCTTATTAACGCGGCCATTGAGCTGTTTACGGCTCAGGGGGTCACCGAAACGACCACAAGACAGATTGCCGAATTAGCGGAAGTCAATGAAGTCACGCTGTTTCGGCACTTTGGCAACAAGCATGGCCTTTTGCTGGCAGTGCTAGAAGACTCTGGAATGTTTACCCAGCTGGGCGAGTCTCTGATTCAGCAAGCTAACCGAACTAGCAATATTGCCCAGACTCTTAAAGACTATGCTAATGCTTGTCTCCAAGCGCTGGAGCGCGTGCCAGACTTTGTTCGCTCTGTGGTTGGGGAGGCGGGTCAGTATCCTGCCGAAAATCGCCAAGCTTTGGGGCAAGGCATCACAGAGGCAAATCGCTATGTTGCCGAGTATTTAGCCACAGTAATTCATCAGGGGCATTTGCGAACTCTCCTTCCGGCAGAAAAATTAGCCAGTCTACTCAACGGGATGTTGTTGGGATATGCCGTGATTGAGTTCACTAGCGAGTTTCACGAACTCTGGGACAGCCGAGATGACTTTTTAGATAATCTGGTGGAGCTGTTTTTGCATGGGGCAGTATTTCAGTCGGAGGCGCAGCTAGAAGCGATGAACGCTCATCCGGAGGAGGCGATCGCTCCTTTAGTTCGTCCTGAAGTGGTATCAGATCTTCCAGCGCCTATGGTTCACGCAATTTTGCAACAAGCAAAAAAACGAGGGTTGCAACAATATGCGATCGCTTATGTGCTGTTTGCGGCGGGTTTGAGCGTGACCGAAATTGCTTCCTTGCAGCGATCGCAGCAATTTAGTGCCACTGAGCAACATTGGTTGCAAGTGCTGCGCAATGGGGTGAGGCAAGTGCCAGTCAACCAGTGGATCTTAGGCCAACGCTATGGCACCTACACCCGCAATCCCCTGACTCACTGGCTCAAAAGTCGTAAAGATGCCCAGACTGCTTTGTTTCTGGCGACGACGGGAGAACCGATTTCAGAGGTGGAAGTGCGATCGCAGTGGCAGCAGATGACGGAGAATTTATTGACCCCGGAAGGGCAGCCACCCCAGATTGAGCAAGTCCAACAAACTTGGTGTGTAGAAATGCTGATGCGAGGACTGAGTTTAGAAGACCTAAGTATGCTAATTGGTTGGGATATCACTCAGTTGCAAGCTTATGTGCAGCGAGCCAAAACCAAAGCTGCTCTAGAGCAAGCCATTCGCCTCGACCAAAAAACCTAA